In Aegilops tauschii subsp. strangulata cultivar AL8/78 chromosome 3, Aet v6.0, whole genome shotgun sequence, one genomic interval encodes:
- the LOC109737132 gene encoding uncharacterized protein, protein MIAQAVTNNRQPAGNGNGCSTLAEFKKHAPPTFIETVEPLDVDDWVRTIEDLLELVGCTKDRERVAYAAHCLGGTARAWWDGFKVMHAGQNITWNDFKEEFCKAHIPSGIMAIKKCEFRALKQGNSTVKEYMQKFSVLSRYPPEDVSIDAAKRERFMEGLNQTL, encoded by the coding sequence ATGATTGCTCAAGCTGTCACCAACAACCGCCAGCCAGCAGGGAACGGCAATGGATGTTCCACGTTGGCGGAGTTCAAGAAGCATGCACCACCCACCTTCATCGAGACTGTTGAACCCCTGGATGTAGACGACTGGGTCCGCACCATTGAGGATCTGTTGGAACTAGTCGGCTGCACTAAAGACCGTGAGAGGGTGGCATATGCTGCCCACTGTCTCGGGGGTACCGCCAGAGCTTGGTGGGATGGGTTCAAGGTCATGCATGCTGGGCAAAACATCACTTGGAATGACTTCAAGGAAGAATTCTGCAAGGCCCACATTCCTTCTGGAATCATGGCCATCAAGAAGTGTGAGTTCCGAGCCCTGAAGCAAGGAAATAGCACTGTCAAGGAGTACATGCAGAAGTTCAGTGTTCTGTCAAGGTATCCTCCTGAGGATGTCAGCATTGATGCTGCCAAAAGAGAGCGTTTCATGGAAGGCCTTAATCAGACTCTGTAG